Proteins encoded together in one Chitinivibrionales bacterium window:
- a CDS encoding outer membrane lipoprotein-sorting protein: MKAFKPYVVFMIAAMSTYAAAITPEEILAAMDRNRDYGTISYIATMEIHVGGEVRTKTMKAVAMGTEKALAEFTNAEDRGTKYLKIGKELWIYFPSEQDVVKISGHMLKEGMMGSDVSYEDALESDVLRKKYSAILSGEEEFEGHACYVLTLEATVKDAPYYKRKMCVDKTMYIPWQEEMYAKSGTLLKVSHVLDVKKIDDRHFPVKVEMVNKLRKDTKTVFEMSDVRFDVKTDPAIFSLQNLQR, encoded by the coding sequence ATGAAGGCATTTAAGCCTTATGTAGTTTTCATGATCGCCGCAATGTCAACCTATGCCGCCGCCATTACCCCGGAAGAAATCCTGGCCGCCATGGACAGAAACCGCGACTACGGCACCATTTCCTATATCGCAACCATGGAGATCCACGTGGGCGGCGAGGTGCGCACCAAGACCATGAAGGCCGTCGCCATGGGCACCGAAAAGGCGCTCGCGGAATTCACCAACGCCGAGGACCGGGGCACCAAATACCTCAAGATCGGCAAGGAGCTTTGGATCTACTTCCCGTCGGAGCAGGACGTGGTGAAGATCTCAGGGCACATGCTCAAGGAGGGCATGATGGGGTCCGATGTTTCGTACGAGGACGCGCTCGAGTCTGACGTGCTGCGCAAGAAATATTCGGCCATCCTCAGCGGCGAGGAGGAATTCGAGGGCCACGCCTGTTACGTGCTGACGCTCGAGGCAACGGTCAAGGACGCACCGTATTACAAGCGAAAAATGTGCGTCGACAAGACCATGTATATCCCGTGGCAGGAGGAGATGTACGCCAAGAGCGGCACGCTGCTCAAGGTGTCGCACGTGCTTGACGTCAAGAAAATAGACGACCGGCATTTCCCGGTGAAAGTCGAGATGGTGAACAAGCTCCGCAAGGACACCAAGACCGTTTTTGAGATGAGCGACGTTCGCTTCGACGTAAAGACGGATCCGGCAATCTTTAGTTTACAGAATTTGCAGCGGTGA
- a CDS encoding alpha/beta fold hydrolase, with translation MLQFPWTDQFISVNGIRTRFVQAGAGPDIILVHGLGGSCEQWCKNIDYLARSHRVVCFDLPGHGKSGKPRDTAYSLEWLSRFLGDFAAGMGCGKFSLMGLSLGGGACLRYTLDNPATVDRIVLTAAAALGPRLGLPLRLAASIPFAARVNFAPPRSLYAIYVRSIVHAPENDVRDFLDFYYSAVRNPEIRATFFRALRTNCNLMGLKKAVRDDITGRLDRLSPPALIVWGRQDSFMPVSNAREALKKIPHARLVLIDDCGHNPQFEKYREFNGIVGEFLGGK, from the coding sequence ATGCTCCAATTTCCCTGGACCGATCAATTCATCTCCGTCAACGGCATCCGCACACGTTTCGTGCAGGCGGGAGCGGGGCCCGACATCATCCTCGTTCACGGGCTGGGCGGGTCGTGCGAGCAATGGTGCAAGAACATCGATTATCTCGCCCGGTCCCATCGCGTGGTGTGCTTCGACTTGCCCGGCCACGGGAAATCCGGCAAGCCTCGGGACACCGCATATTCTCTCGAATGGCTCTCCCGGTTTCTGGGCGATTTTGCCGCCGGCATGGGCTGCGGGAAATTTTCGCTCATGGGCCTTTCGCTCGGCGGCGGCGCCTGCCTCCGCTACACCCTGGACAATCCCGCAACCGTGGACCGGATCGTGCTCACCGCGGCCGCGGCCCTGGGCCCTCGGCTGGGGCTGCCGCTGCGTCTGGCCGCGAGCATTCCCTTTGCGGCCCGCGTGAACTTTGCCCCGCCAAGAAGCCTCTACGCCATCTACGTGCGCTCGATCGTGCACGCTCCCGAGAACGACGTGCGGGATTTCCTCGATTTCTATTACTCCGCCGTCAGGAACCCGGAAATCCGCGCAACGTTTTTCCGCGCCCTTCGGACCAACTGCAACCTGATGGGCCTCAAAAAAGCCGTACGCGACGACATCACCGGTCGCCTCGACCGCCTCTCGCCCCCGGCGCTCATCGTATGGGGCAGACAAGACAGTTTCATGCCGGTTTCAAACGCGCGCGAAGCGCTGAAGAAAATCCCTCATGCCAGGCTCGTGCTGATTGACGATTGCGGGCACAATCCCCAATTCGAGAAATACCGGGAGTTCAATGGAATCGTGGGGGAATTCCTCGGCGGGAAATGA
- a CDS encoding porin family protein, producing the protein MKRNWGGLFAGILLALAVAQASQAMEFSAGARLGLNVSGIIGDTSKLMMPRFGLCFGGFASEWINESFGLQEELMFDFKGESWKNQDSIDLSIFNKYPTHFTYLDVPILAKWRFINKDKIRPVLYGGPYIGFPLISESVSYGGNTYDKMSSTQPVDVGLTAGLSLDCRMGANGVIPIDIRYSIGLIDFYKRDAPNLYDRTLLQSVFSISAGLGWIFDFTKKKEF; encoded by the coding sequence ATGAAACGGAATTGGGGAGGACTTTTTGCAGGCATCCTGCTGGCGCTGGCTGTTGCGCAGGCCAGTCAGGCCATGGAATTCTCGGCCGGGGCACGGCTCGGCCTCAATGTGTCCGGCATCATCGGCGACACATCAAAGCTCATGATGCCGCGTTTCGGTCTGTGCTTCGGCGGCTTTGCGAGCGAATGGATCAACGAGAGCTTCGGCCTGCAGGAGGAGCTCATGTTCGACTTCAAAGGCGAAAGCTGGAAAAACCAGGACTCGATCGACCTCAGCATCTTCAACAAGTATCCGACTCATTTTACCTACCTCGACGTGCCTATCCTGGCAAAATGGAGATTCATCAATAAGGACAAGATTCGCCCCGTGCTGTACGGCGGGCCGTATATCGGATTTCCCCTTATCTCCGAGTCCGTGTCGTACGGCGGCAACACCTACGACAAGATGTCGAGTACCCAGCCGGTGGATGTCGGGCTCACTGCCGGCCTTTCGCTGGATTGCAGGATGGGCGCTAACGGCGTGATCCCCATCGACATCCGGTATTCGATCGGTCTCATTGATTTTTATAAGCGCGACGCGCCGAACCTATACGACCGCACGCTGCTGCAGAGCGTGTTTTCGATCTCGGCCGGGCTAGGGTGGATTTTTGATTTTACAAAAAAGAAGGAATTCTAA
- a CDS encoding MBL fold metallo-hydrolase, which produces MKLQFFGGAQTVTGSQYVLTVNGRSLGLECGLFQGRRAESYEKNLNFRFDPKTLDCLILSHAHMDHSGNIPNLVKKGFGGPIYATPPTVDLCRIMLRDSAHLQLKDIEFVNAKKRKQHDTPLEPLYTMQDAEACMDKFRTVPYRRPFSPIPGVTVTFRDAGHILGSAGMTLEIIENGRTLRFGFSGDIGRPNMAVIQDPDVLRDLDVLMMESTYGNRRHDHSIQVEEELAAVIHDTAATGGKIIIPAFAVGRTQQIVYHLHKLFNEDRIPDMPVYVDSPLACDATEIFRQHPECMDRETNRVFLSGHEDPFGFSRLKYIHDTEASKALNGLTYPHIIISSSGMCEGGRILHHLRNNIENPKNLVLFVGYAAKETLARKLMDGNRVVRIFGMEHAVKCQIKTIDAFSAHADSLELLDYAALTPPAKMRHIILVHGEEDQSLPLRDALMAKGFKNVSYPALQEVITF; this is translated from the coding sequence ATGAAACTGCAATTTTTCGGAGGCGCGCAAACAGTCACCGGTTCGCAATATGTCTTAACGGTAAACGGCCGCTCGCTGGGCCTCGAGTGCGGCCTGTTCCAGGGACGGCGCGCGGAGTCGTATGAAAAAAACCTGAATTTCAGGTTCGACCCGAAAACGCTTGACTGCCTGATATTGTCGCACGCGCACATGGACCACAGCGGCAACATCCCGAACCTGGTGAAAAAGGGGTTCGGCGGGCCCATTTACGCGACACCGCCCACCGTCGACCTGTGCCGCATCATGCTGCGTGACTCGGCCCATCTCCAGCTCAAGGACATTGAATTTGTCAACGCGAAGAAGCGCAAGCAGCACGACACGCCGCTTGAGCCGCTGTACACCATGCAGGACGCGGAGGCGTGCATGGACAAATTCAGGACCGTGCCCTACCGCAGGCCCTTTTCGCCGATCCCCGGCGTCACCGTCACCTTCCGCGACGCGGGGCATATTCTCGGGTCGGCGGGTATGACGCTCGAAATCATTGAGAACGGCCGCACGCTGCGTTTCGGCTTTTCCGGCGACATCGGCAGGCCCAACATGGCCGTGATCCAGGACCCGGACGTGCTGCGCGACCTTGACGTGCTCATGATGGAAAGCACCTACGGCAATCGCCGCCACGACCATTCCATCCAGGTGGAAGAGGAGCTCGCCGCCGTCATACACGACACTGCGGCGACCGGCGGCAAGATCATCATCCCCGCGTTTGCCGTGGGGCGCACCCAGCAGATCGTGTATCACCTGCACAAGCTGTTCAACGAAGACCGCATCCCGGACATGCCCGTATACGTGGACAGCCCGCTGGCCTGCGACGCCACGGAAATTTTCAGGCAGCACCCCGAATGCATGGACCGCGAGACCAACCGCGTTTTTCTTTCGGGCCACGAGGACCCGTTCGGGTTTTCGAGGCTCAAGTACATACATGACACCGAAGCGTCAAAGGCACTCAACGGGCTCACCTACCCGCACATCATCATCTCGTCGTCGGGCATGTGCGAAGGCGGCCGCATCCTGCACCATCTGCGCAACAACATCGAAAACCCGAAGAACCTGGTGCTGTTCGTGGGATACGCGGCCAAGGAGACGCTGGCGCGCAAGCTGATGGACGGCAACCGCGTGGTGCGCATCTTCGGCATGGAGCACGCGGTGAAGTGCCAGATAAAAACCATCGACGCGTTCAGCGCGCACGCCGACTCGCTGGAGCTCCTCGATTACGCCGCACTCACCCCGCCGGCCAAGATGCGACACATCATCCTTGTGCACGGCGAGGAGGACCAGTCGCTGCCCCTGCGCGACGCGTTGATGGCAAAAGGGTTTAAAAATGTATCTTATCCTGCTTTACAGGAGGTAATTACTTTTTAA
- a CDS encoding nitroreductase family protein has translation MSAFIELAKKRYSVRAYESRPVEEPLLLKILEAGSIAPSACNNQPWVFIVVRKEETKKELLKAYERSWFANAPVILALCCDTTLAWKRADEKYYGDVDIAIATDHITLAAAEAGLGTCWVGNFKAAEARRILKLPETVEPVIFTPLGYPASEPPIKKRKKLDEIVHWEFYGGKE, from the coding sequence ATGTCCGCTTTCATTGAACTCGCCAAAAAACGGTATTCGGTCCGCGCATACGAGAGCAGGCCGGTCGAGGAGCCGCTGCTGCTCAAGATACTGGAGGCCGGGAGCATTGCGCCGTCGGCCTGCAACAACCAGCCGTGGGTGTTTATTGTTGTCAGAAAAGAAGAGACGAAAAAAGAATTGCTCAAGGCCTACGAGCGTTCATGGTTTGCAAACGCGCCCGTGATCCTCGCGCTGTGCTGCGACACCACGCTCGCATGGAAGCGCGCCGACGAGAAATATTACGGCGACGTCGACATCGCCATTGCCACGGACCACATTACGCTGGCGGCCGCGGAAGCGGGCCTGGGCACGTGCTGGGTGGGAAATTTCAAAGCGGCCGAGGCGCGCAGGATATTGAAGCTGCCCGAAACCGTGGAGCCGGTGATTTTTACGCCGCTGGGGTATCCTGCGTCAGAGCCGCCAATCAAGAAGCGTAAAAAGCTGGATGAGATCGTTCATTGGGAGTTTTATGGGGGAAAAGAATAA
- a CDS encoding YfhO family protein, giving the protein MDTSKKIKIVKPKTRDSQKESSLKQKSLFSWKPFIPLGILILLTAVYYWPILVCKGFLWNDFLEQNFVYRLFAAVWLKQGVMPFWNPYVFSGMPFFADVQAAVLYPLNLVLTPFATKDWLSPILVEYQIVFHIAMAGCFMYLLAREYGASKSGGLLAGVTFMLCGFFTTHIFHENLVHAAAWFPLVILLFKRTIDRTSLRYAALTALVLTVVFLCGYPQLMVYMYYWLAAYYLYGLVVRIREKTKPLAEVKRAVLFAGLVALGIGMGSVQFLPTEELAKNSVRPKLAFSESCEGSFRPYRFVTLLVPNYFGTPQKNAYWGISEKDVNGGAHNYWETAMYAGTVSLALAAIAPFFVRTPLTVFLSIMAVLSFLLAMGNSFFLYFIAFKFLPAFNAFRIPGRFAFFFSLSVSLLAGLGLTWLQESVSKEDAKRKKLLERALLVTAGICLAWGVIAATGAFKSGIVDFILANGRFGSDGRGIANYVDRQIYPALLKGLWVFVALAVFSAGILVARLRGKLSAKTAAVLLVCLAALDFMAFGMGYASGTIDPAVMYAKTETVRQLQEMEKTEYFRINSRSSNPGTDDLGGQYMAFRKNQGSVHRLFLMEGYNPLRLKRQLVNRKDRTLDILNVKFKIAVDEQRRSMSLALNPTYFPRARMVYGYAVEQDESKILPLLYDSSFDYKKAVVLEEKPALAMDTLGADTAWKCDITDYSLNKIDLEVTSAKNGLLVLSEIDYPSWKATVDGKPAPVLRADYALRAIPVEKGSHKVVCYFSEDVFKKGLVLSLISLLLTLALGVWGWRSERKEKATN; this is encoded by the coding sequence ATGGATACATCGAAAAAGATTAAAATCGTCAAACCCAAAACGCGTGACTCCCAAAAAGAATCATCCTTAAAACAAAAATCCTTGTTTTCCTGGAAGCCATTCATTCCCCTCGGCATCCTGATCCTCCTCACCGCCGTGTATTACTGGCCCATTCTGGTCTGTAAAGGCTTCCTGTGGAACGATTTTCTAGAGCAGAACTTCGTATACCGGCTCTTCGCGGCCGTGTGGCTCAAGCAGGGTGTGATGCCGTTCTGGAACCCGTACGTGTTTTCGGGCATGCCGTTTTTTGCCGACGTGCAGGCCGCGGTGCTGTATCCGCTCAACCTCGTGCTCACGCCCTTTGCGACAAAAGACTGGCTCAGCCCGATTCTCGTGGAATACCAGATTGTTTTTCACATCGCCATGGCAGGCTGCTTCATGTACCTGCTGGCCCGGGAGTACGGCGCGAGCAAAAGCGGCGGTCTTCTCGCGGGCGTTACCTTCATGCTGTGCGGATTTTTCACCACCCACATTTTTCACGAAAACCTAGTCCATGCCGCGGCGTGGTTCCCGCTGGTAATTCTCCTGTTCAAGCGGACCATCGACCGCACGAGCCTGCGGTACGCGGCGCTCACCGCGCTCGTGCTCACCGTCGTGTTTCTGTGTGGATATCCGCAGCTTATGGTGTACATGTATTACTGGCTCGCCGCCTACTACCTATACGGCCTCGTGGTGCGCATCAGGGAGAAAACAAAACCGCTCGCGGAAGTAAAGCGCGCCGTGCTGTTTGCCGGGCTCGTGGCGCTCGGCATCGGCATGGGATCGGTGCAGTTTCTGCCCACGGAGGAGCTCGCGAAAAATTCGGTGAGGCCCAAGCTTGCATTTTCCGAATCGTGCGAGGGGTCGTTTCGTCCCTACCGATTTGTCACGCTGCTGGTTCCCAACTACTTCGGCACGCCCCAGAAAAATGCATACTGGGGAATTTCCGAAAAAGACGTAAACGGCGGGGCGCACAACTACTGGGAAACAGCCATGTACGCGGGAACGGTGTCGCTGGCGCTCGCCGCGATCGCGCCGTTCTTCGTGCGCACGCCGCTCACGGTTTTTCTTTCCATCATGGCGGTGCTGAGCTTTCTGCTCGCCATGGGAAATTCATTTTTCCTCTACTTTATCGCGTTTAAATTCCTGCCTGCGTTCAACGCGTTCCGCATCCCGGGCCGGTTTGCTTTTTTCTTTTCGCTGTCGGTGTCGCTGCTTGCCGGGCTCGGCCTCACCTGGTTGCAGGAAAGCGTTTCAAAGGAAGATGCAAAGCGCAAAAAGCTGCTCGAACGCGCGCTCTTGGTTACGGCAGGCATCTGCCTTGCGTGGGGAGTGATCGCGGCAACCGGCGCTTTTAAAAGCGGGATCGTGGATTTCATCCTTGCCAACGGAAGGTTCGGGTCAGACGGCCGGGGCATCGCGAACTATGTTGACAGACAGATATACCCCGCCCTGCTCAAGGGCCTGTGGGTGTTTGTCGCGCTCGCCGTTTTTTCCGCCGGCATCCTGGTGGCGCGCCTGCGCGGGAAACTGTCGGCGAAAACCGCGGCGGTCCTGCTTGTGTGCCTTGCCGCGCTCGATTTCATGGCATTCGGCATGGGCTATGCATCGGGCACCATTGACCCGGCCGTGATGTATGCCAAGACCGAAACCGTGCGGCAGCTCCAGGAAATGGAAAAAACGGAATATTTCAGGATCAACTCGCGCAGCTCGAACCCGGGCACCGACGACCTGGGCGGCCAGTATATGGCGTTCCGCAAGAACCAGGGGAGCGTGCACCGTCTGTTCCTCATGGAGGGATACAACCCGCTGCGGCTCAAGCGCCAGCTCGTCAACCGCAAAGACCGGACGCTGGATATCCTCAATGTCAAGTTCAAGATCGCGGTGGACGAGCAGCGCCGGTCCATGAGCCTCGCGCTCAACCCGACGTACTTCCCGCGCGCAAGGATGGTGTACGGGTATGCGGTCGAGCAGGACGAAAGCAAGATACTGCCCCTTCTGTATGACTCATCCTTCGATTATAAGAAGGCCGTAGTGCTCGAAGAAAAACCGGCGCTTGCCATGGACACGCTGGGCGCCGACACCGCGTGGAAATGCGATATCACGGATTATTCCCTTAATAAAATCGACTTGGAAGTGACAAGCGCGAAAAACGGGCTGCTGGTTTTAAGCGAAATAGATTATCCGTCGTGGAAAGCAACGGTTGACGGAAAGCCCGCGCCGGTCCTCAGGGCGGATTACGCATTGCGGGCGATACCCGTTGAAAAGGGGAGCCACAAAGTGGTTTGTTATTTCTCGGAAGATGTTTTCAAAAAAGGCCTGGTACTGTCCCTGATTTCCTTGCTGCTGACGCTTGCGCTGGGCGTCTGGGGTTGGCGGAGCGAAAGAAAAGAAAAAGCGACAAACTAA
- a CDS encoding GtrA family protein codes for MTSQLFRFVKFGIVGGSGVVVNAGLFFLFADYARIDYRIASICAIECAVINNFLWNYFWTWKDRKTGSKRSFLYMMFKFHLSSGLTAMVVNWGLLVLFTGVLHVHYSLPLVRVSDKHVSNLIGIACGAVVNFVLGHYWVFSKKKNK; via the coding sequence ATGACCTCTCAACTTTTCCGCTTTGTAAAATTCGGCATCGTGGGCGGCAGCGGCGTGGTGGTCAACGCCGGGCTCTTTTTCTTGTTCGCCGATTACGCCCGCATCGATTACCGCATCGCGAGCATCTGCGCCATCGAATGCGCGGTGATCAACAATTTCCTCTGGAATTACTTCTGGACCTGGAAGGACCGCAAAACCGGGAGCAAGCGATCGTTTCTGTACATGATGTTCAAGTTCCACCTCTCCTCGGGCCTTACCGCCATGGTGGTCAACTGGGGCCTGCTCGTGCTGTTCACCGGCGTGCTGCACGTCCACTATTCGCTTCCGCTGGTGCGGGTTTCCGACAAGCACGTCTCCAACCTCATCGGCATCGCCTGCGGCGCGGTTGTCAATTTCGTGCTGGGGCATTACTGGGTGTTTTCGAAGAAAAAGAATAAGTAA
- a CDS encoding DUF3108 domain-containing protein, whose amino-acid sequence MACSRFTFFIMVACFAGCAGPAAAADTARAHEAEWSKLERQAEYPSCYSTGFVDSIAAVKHVSPAFSLRSFDSLPWAKGEKFVYEVGWGPFSAGYVILETVVGPADGPVVMSAKGLTNGFFSAIYKVRDQIRTTLDARGIYPFFFEQHLREGRYKADRWEMVDQARARVFTHDNDTQSYAAPQFVQNYFSLTAYVRALSFAPRDSFFIDCFMHNRSYRILSYCVERKPIQSPAGTFNCLLVKPVLVGEGRVFNKKDEVRLWLTNDAYKMPVMVQANIALGTITARLIWYERKD is encoded by the coding sequence ATGGCGTGTTCCCGATTCACCTTTTTTATTATGGTCGCATGTTTTGCGGGGTGCGCAGGCCCCGCGGCAGCCGCCGACACGGCCCGCGCGCACGAAGCGGAATGGAGCAAACTCGAGCGCCAGGCCGAGTACCCGTCATGCTATTCAACCGGTTTCGTTGATTCCATTGCCGCGGTAAAACACGTTTCTCCCGCGTTCAGCCTCCGCAGCTTCGACAGCCTGCCGTGGGCAAAGGGCGAGAAATTCGTATACGAGGTCGGCTGGGGACCGTTTTCCGCCGGGTATGTCATTCTCGAAACCGTTGTCGGCCCGGCCGACGGCCCGGTGGTCATGAGCGCAAAAGGATTGACAAACGGCTTTTTCAGCGCCATCTACAAGGTGCGCGACCAGATCCGCACCACCCTGGACGCCCGAGGGATCTATCCGTTCTTCTTTGAGCAGCACCTGCGCGAGGGCCGGTACAAGGCCGACCGGTGGGAGATGGTCGACCAGGCACGCGCCAGGGTGTTCACGCATGACAATGACACCCAATCGTATGCCGCGCCGCAGTTCGTGCAGAATTACTTTTCGCTCACCGCCTACGTGCGCGCGCTGTCGTTCGCGCCGCGCGACTCCTTTTTCATCGACTGCTTCATGCACAACCGGTCCTACCGGATCCTGTCGTACTGCGTCGAGCGCAAACCGATCCAGTCTCCGGCCGGCACCTTCAACTGCCTTCTGGTAAAGCCCGTGCTCGTGGGCGAGGGACGCGTGTTCAACAAGAAGGACGAAGTGCGGCTGTGGCTGACCAACGACGCGTACAAGATGCCGGTCATGGTGCAGGCCAACATCGCGCTGGGCACCATCACGGCGCGGCTGATCTGGTACGAAAGGAAGGATTGA
- a CDS encoding phosphatase PAP2 family protein — protein MPHFLLALDTRLFLFFNHAIANPVFDAVFPVITNGRFWIIPGVLAAFIFIYFQRRKALVVIALSLLTVSVSDPVCNRVIKPLAPRLRPCDARVHVEGGRFLIGMKTSPSFPSSHAMNMFAQAMLFTLLYRRKRVWITAFAFAAVIAFSRVYVGAHYPFDVLAGAIFGVVVGGLIYLGYFFVMKKWDPGVLRI, from the coding sequence GTGCCTCATTTCCTTCTCGCCCTCGACACCCGGCTCTTTCTTTTTTTCAACCATGCCATTGCCAACCCGGTGTTCGATGCCGTCTTCCCGGTGATCACCAACGGACGCTTCTGGATCATCCCCGGCGTGCTCGCGGCGTTCATTTTTATTTATTTCCAAAGGAGAAAGGCGCTCGTCGTCATCGCACTTTCGCTCCTCACGGTATCCGTGTCCGACCCGGTGTGCAACCGCGTGATCAAGCCGCTCGCGCCGCGCCTGCGGCCGTGCGACGCGCGCGTGCACGTCGAGGGCGGCCGGTTCCTCATCGGCATGAAAACGTCGCCGTCGTTCCCGTCGTCGCATGCCATGAACATGTTCGCCCAGGCAATGCTGTTCACACTGCTTTACAGAAGGAAAAGGGTATGGATTACCGCGTTCGCGTTCGCGGCAGTGATCGCGTTTTCGAGGGTGTACGTGGGCGCGCATTATCCGTTTGACGTGCTGGCGGGGGCGATTTTCGGGGTGGTTGTAGGGGGTTTAATTTATTTAGGATACTTTTTTGTGATGAAGAAGTGGGATCCGGGGGTATTGAGAATTTAA
- a CDS encoding DEAD/DEAH box helicase → MNYLGFALDSFQEKAVQAIDEGKSLIVAAPTGCGKTLIAEYAVEASMKLGKRVIYTAPIKALSNQKYRDFRKRFGDEVVGIHTGDVTMNPEARLLIMTTEIFRNLILEGSPRLSDVYYTVFDEIHYLDDPERGTVWEESIILAPRDIRFMCLSATVPNLHELAQWMEAVRGSHVTVIEETHRPVPLKHFLYSPKFKIMSVKQVAGLYRRNPDQRRAFLRKKPSARSVVRHVLDTGHYPILYFCFNRNACERNAHMHAWLKLLSADEQARSAAMVEDLAAQYRLTSYDRLLYMRQLWAAGVAYHHAGILPAAKEIVERLFSAGLIKLLFCTETFALGVNMPASTVIFDTLEKFDGVDFNYLMTRQYNQMAGRAGRRGMDDVGYVYSQIIPEATDPTQVERLWHGRNEVISSRFFASYSTILALYSQYGDAAFEIFQRSLRNYRKGRFAYTHSYRQEEEQIKNRIAFLQSAGFLDGRHLTDKGRLAMAVNGYEIQASELYYSRSFDECTATQLPVVVAALITEESRRRNARPVSDVKMRFAAEGVIHKLRIKELRHNIDAPVRELDFALAAPVFAWANGCTLAQLESFGVPEGDLVRVLRMSVQLLRTLRDTIPDPYIADRMHESLVLVNRDVVDAQAELEVQ, encoded by the coding sequence GTGAACTACCTCGGTTTCGCCCTCGACTCGTTCCAGGAAAAAGCGGTACAGGCAATTGACGAAGGAAAGTCGCTCATCGTGGCCGCGCCCACGGGCTGCGGCAAGACCCTCATCGCGGAGTACGCGGTGGAGGCCTCCATGAAGCTCGGCAAGCGCGTGATCTACACCGCGCCCATCAAGGCGCTCTCGAACCAGAAGTACCGCGACTTTAGGAAGCGCTTCGGCGACGAGGTGGTGGGCATCCACACCGGGGACGTTACCATGAACCCCGAGGCGCGGCTCCTCATCATGACCACCGAGATTTTCCGCAACCTCATCCTCGAAGGATCGCCGCGGCTTTCCGACGTGTACTACACCGTGTTCGACGAGATCCACTACCTTGACGATCCGGAACGCGGCACCGTGTGGGAGGAGAGCATCATCCTCGCGCCGCGCGACATCCGCTTCATGTGCCTGTCGGCCACGGTGCCCAACCTCCACGAGCTCGCGCAGTGGATGGAGGCGGTGCGCGGCTCGCACGTCACCGTGATCGAGGAGACGCACCGGCCCGTGCCGCTCAAACATTTTTTGTATAGCCCGAAATTCAAGATCATGAGCGTCAAGCAGGTGGCCGGGCTCTACCGCAGGAACCCCGACCAGCGACGGGCGTTCCTGCGCAAGAAGCCGTCGGCGCGCAGCGTGGTGCGGCATGTGCTTGACACAGGGCATTATCCCATCCTCTACTTCTGCTTCAACCGCAACGCGTGCGAGCGCAACGCGCACATGCACGCGTGGCTCAAGCTGCTCTCTGCCGACGAGCAGGCGCGTTCCGCCGCCATGGTGGAAGACCTCGCGGCCCAGTACCGCCTCACCTCCTACGACCGGTTGCTTTACATGCGGCAATTATGGGCGGCCGGAGTTGCCTACCACCACGCGGGCATCCTGCCGGCCGCAAAGGAGATCGTGGAGCGGCTGTTCTCCGCCGGACTCATCAAGCTCCTGTTCTGCACCGAGACGTTCGCGCTCGGCGTGAACATGCCGGCCAGTACCGTGATCTTCGACACGCTCGAAAAGTTCGACGGCGTCGACTTCAATTACCTCATGACAAGGCAGTACAACCAGATGGCGGGCCGCGCCGGCCGCCGCGGCATGGACGACGTGGGCTATGTGTATTCGCAGATCATCCCCGAGGCCACCGACCCCACGCAGGTGGAGCGGCTGTGGCACGGCCGTAACGAGGTGATCTCGAGCAGGTTCTTCGCGTCATACTCAACGATTCTTGCCTTGTACAGCCAGTACGGCGACGCCGCGTTCGAGATTTTCCAGAGGAGCCTACGCAACTACCGCAAAGGGCGTTTCGCCTACACGCACTCCTACCGCCAGGAGGAGGAGCAGATAAAGAACCGCATCGCGTTCCTCCAGTCGGCCGGGTTCCTTGACGGACGCCACCTCACGGACAAGGGGCGGCTCGCCATGGCCGTGAACGGCTACGAGATCCAGGCCAGCGAGCTGTATTATTCCCGCAGCTTCGACGAATGCACCGCCACGCAGCTTCCCGTGGTGGTCGCGGCGCTCATCACCGAAGAGAGCCGGCGCCGCAACGCCAGGCCTGTCTCGGATGTCAAGATGCGGTTCGCAGCCGAAGGCGTGATCCATAAACTCCGCATCAAGGAGCTCCGCCACAACATCGACGCGCCCGTGCGCGAGCTCGATTTCGCGCTCGCCGCACCGGTGTTCGCCTGGGCAAACGGCTGCACGCTCGCACAGCTCGAGTCGTTCGGCGTTCCCGAGGGCGACCTCGTGCGCGTGCTGCGCATGAGCGTGCAGCTCCTGCGCACTCTGCGGGACACCATCCCCGATCCCTACATCGCGGACAGGATGCATGAATCGCTTGTGCTTGTCAATAGGGATGTGGTGGATGCGCAGGCGGAGCTTGAGGTTCAATAA